Proteins encoded in a region of the Actinomycetes bacterium genome:
- a CDS encoding acyltransferase family protein: protein MTIAPTALRRAGDQPTDTRPERSADARAFRPDIEGLRAVAVVAVLLYHAGLPWFRGGFVGVDVFFVISGFLITSLLVEELEGTGRLSIPGFYARRIKRLLPATMVVLLSVTVLAWLIFSPLRQTSTAGDVAASALYVSNWHFAHQAVDYLSQGQDPSPVLHFWSLAVEEQFYLVWPLLLLLTGLAVRRYRRLLRPTLLGAIAALSLTSFVYCVHLTHAEPGAAYFSSLDRAWELGVGAALGILGARLRRVPSVVALPLAWAGLAVIGVAVLTLSDATPFPGTAALLPVLGAAAVIGAGLAAGDLGPVRLLGTRPMRHVGRLSYSWYLWHWPLLVFAGAVWGHLDPAAAVLVLAVSYVPTVLTNRLVEDPFRRSRALLRHPRRAFALAGVTMSSVLAASVLLAAMVPTVPTLSAADARGAAALPPIDASPHPASVALAAVPPTTPAQLTKPRAFTPTPQQARGDLPRIYADGCQRSVASTSTAGCVYGDPHGGVTVGLLGDSHAAQWFPPLEQVALQRHWRLVVMTKSACTPASVLVFNRSLLKRPYTECSTWRRAALARLAAEHVRLVVLTGSFTNPVVQSGHTLGPAASLTATTSGLEATLRALTGAGSKVLVLRDTPRSAVDVPDCVSSAGRSLAPCATAQARALVTASTGVEQRASAEVPGATYVDLDSAVCPSTPCPPIIGNVLVYRDSEHLTRTYALTLTPLLRAAIDEALRRVG from the coding sequence ATGACGATTGCTCCCACGGCTCTACGCCGCGCGGGAGACCAGCCGACCGACACGCGTCCCGAGCGCTCGGCCGACGCGCGGGCCTTCCGGCCGGACATCGAGGGTCTGCGTGCCGTCGCCGTCGTGGCGGTGCTGCTCTACCACGCCGGTCTCCCGTGGTTTCGCGGCGGCTTCGTCGGGGTCGACGTCTTCTTCGTGATCTCCGGGTTCCTCATCACCAGCCTGCTCGTCGAGGAGCTGGAGGGGACCGGGCGCCTGTCGATCCCGGGGTTCTACGCGCGGCGGATCAAGCGGCTGCTGCCGGCCACGATGGTCGTGCTGCTCAGCGTCACGGTCCTCGCGTGGCTCATCTTCTCGCCGCTACGCCAGACGTCGACTGCCGGCGACGTCGCCGCCTCGGCGCTGTACGTGTCCAACTGGCACTTCGCCCACCAGGCCGTCGACTACCTCTCCCAGGGGCAGGACCCGAGCCCGGTGCTCCACTTCTGGTCCCTCGCCGTGGAGGAGCAGTTCTACCTCGTCTGGCCGCTGCTCCTGCTGCTGACCGGGCTGGCCGTTCGACGCTACCGGCGACTGCTCAGGCCGACCCTCCTGGGCGCGATCGCGGCGCTGTCCCTGACCTCCTTCGTCTACTGCGTCCACCTCACCCACGCCGAGCCGGGGGCGGCGTACTTCAGCAGCCTCGACCGTGCCTGGGAGCTCGGCGTCGGTGCCGCGCTCGGGATCCTCGGGGCCCGGTTGCGGCGGGTTCCGTCGGTGGTGGCCCTGCCGCTGGCCTGGGCTGGCCTGGCCGTCATCGGGGTCGCGGTGCTGACCCTCAGCGACGCGACCCCTTTTCCCGGCACGGCCGCGCTCTTGCCGGTCCTCGGGGCTGCCGCGGTGATCGGTGCCGGGCTCGCCGCGGGGGACCTCGGGCCGGTACGCCTGCTCGGCACCCGCCCGATGCGCCACGTCGGCCGGCTGTCGTACTCCTGGTACCTCTGGCACTGGCCCCTGCTGGTCTTCGCCGGCGCCGTCTGGGGTCACCTCGACCCGGCGGCCGCCGTGCTCGTGCTCGCGGTGTCCTACGTCCCGACGGTGCTGACCAACCGCCTCGTGGAGGACCCCTTCCGACGCTCCCGCGCCCTCCTCCGTCACCCGAGAAGGGCGTTCGCGCTGGCCGGCGTGACCATGAGCAGCGTCCTGGCCGCGTCCGTGCTGCTCGCCGCGATGGTCCCCACCGTCCCCACCCTGTCGGCGGCCGACGCACGTGGTGCGGCCGCGCTCCCGCCGATCGACGCGTCGCCGCACCCCGCGAGCGTGGCTCTGGCGGCGGTGCCCCCCACGACCCCGGCCCAGCTCACCAAGCCCCGAGCCTTCACGCCGACCCCGCAGCAGGCCCGCGGCGACCTGCCGCGGATCTACGCCGACGGTTGCCAGCGCTCGGTCGCGAGCACCTCGACCGCGGGGTGCGTGTACGGCGACCCGCACGGCGGCGTCACCGTCGGGTTGCTCGGTGACTCCCACGCTGCGCAGTGGTTCCCGCCGCTCGAGCAGGTGGCGCTGCAGCGACACTGGCGGCTCGTCGTCATGACGAAGTCGGCCTGCACCCCCGCCTCGGTCCTCGTCTTCAACCGGTCCTTGCTCAAGCGTCCCTACACCGAGTGCTCGACCTGGCGGCGAGCCGCCCTGGCTCGCCTGGCGGCCGAGCACGTACGGCTGGTCGTGCTGACCGGCTCGTTCACCAACCCGGTCGTCCAGTCGGGGCACACCCTCGGTCCCGCGGCGAGTCTGACTGCGACCACGTCCGGCCTCGAGGCCACCCTGCGCGCGCTCACCGGAGCCGGCTCGAAGGTCCTCGTGCTGCGCGACACGCCCCGCTCCGCCGTCGACGTACCCGACTGTGTCTCCTCGGCCGGGCGCAGCCTGGCCCCGTGCGCGACGGCGCAGGCGCGGGCCCTGGTGACCGCGTCGACCGGTGTCGAGCAGCGGGCCAGCGCGGAGGTCCCGGGGGCCACCTACGTCGATCTCGACAGCGCGGTGTGCCCGAGCACGCCGTGCCCGCCGATCATCGGCAACGTCCTGGTCTACCGGGACAGCGAGCACCTCACCCGCACGTACGCGCTGACCCTGACACCCCTGCTGCGCGCCGCGATCGACGAGGCGCTGCGCCGGGTCGGCTGA